In Eucalyptus grandis isolate ANBG69807.140 chromosome 4, ASM1654582v1, whole genome shotgun sequence, the following proteins share a genomic window:
- the LOC120292780 gene encoding UPF0565 protein C2orf69 homolog, whose amino-acid sequence MDRWSATLKVPIHAKGAARCRVAVSLRLSPSSETLLAPSANAVFFNGDRVGGTGNPLVERLSDPQAIADVLVSKFGGAVNAWVVEASTFNGPFAVYKEFVPSANEYGEPRSYGHVGFPASSSTVSLLSNCLEEAKNVLSRKKNLVSTSLLPPQGHPPKTLILGFSKGGTVLNQLVTELSRFEPSSSGHPSSAGQELLGHEAPDIQVGTQILPTTKERFLNGIQEIHYIDVGLNSSGAYITDPNVIGRLSQRFVQRAQALRFVLHGTPRQWCDHNRIWIRREKDRLLHLLESEPQKAGGKIQVAEKFYFADRPPDLEMHFAIIENLDVSI is encoded by the exons ATGGATCGATGGAGCGCTACTCTGAAGGTCCCGATCCACGCCAAGGGCGCCGCCCGCTGCCGAGTCGCCGTATCTCTCCGCCTCTCGCCGTCTTCCGAGACCTTACTC GCGCCGTCCGCCAATGCCGTCTTCTTCAATGGGGATCGAGTCGGAGGGACCGGGAACCCCCTCGTGGAGAGGCTGTCGGACCCGCAGGCGATAGCCGACGTTCTCGTCTCGAAGTTCGGCGGCGCCGTTAACGCGTGGGTCGTCGAGGCTTCCACCTTCAACGGGCCCTTTGCCGTCTATAAGGAGTTCGTCCCTTCGGCGAACGAGTATGGGGAGCCGAGATCGTATGGCCACGTCGGGTTCCCTGCTTCTTCGTCGACCGTCTCGCTGTTGTCGAATTGCCTTGAGGAG GCGAAGAATGTTCTTTCAAGGAAAAAGAATCTTGTCTCCACAAGCTTATTACCACCGCAAGGACATCCACCGAAAACTCTCATCCTCGGTTTTAGCAAAGGTGGCACTGTGCTTAACCAGCTTGTGACTGAGCTCAGCCGTTTCGAACCTTCATCTTCTGGACATCCATCTTCTGCTGGACAAGAGCTATTGGGTCATGAAGCCCCTGATATTCAGGTGGGGACTCAAATTTTACCTACTACGAAAGAAAGATTTCTGAACGGCATCCAAGAAATCCATTACATTGACGTCGGCCTAAATTCCTCTGGCGCATACATCACCGATCCAAATGTGATTGGCAGACTCTCCCAACGGTTTGTACAACGAGCTCAGGCATTGCGATTCGTCCTTCATGGAACTCCTAGGCAATGGTGTGACCATAATCGCATTTGGATTCGCCGTGAGAAGGATAGACTGCTGCACCTGCTTGAATCTGAACCTCAGAAGGCCGGAGGCAAAATACAGGTAGCAGAGAAGTTTTATTTTGCTGACAGGCCTCCAGATCTAGAGATGCATTTTGcgataattgaaaatttggatgtGAGCATCTAA